From Vibrio fortis, a single genomic window includes:
- a CDS encoding DUF2057 family protein → MKTTQKIALISALVAAPFASADVEIKVPSSVDILAVNESKPDLDGGLFSSHKTMTLPDGQNQIVFQYQVAFDQGNDREFIDSDTIIATFDASNTTLTFNMPKFRNISAAKEGMKDLQWSLVNSDQQTVETKEDALVKKGMQIGRNYPTEAANYNKQGGVAALTTATASVATVNAAAASTPVQPVTLPANVKASDNTAEEMLYFWYEKADDATKQRFKEFVNK, encoded by the coding sequence ATGAAAACGACACAAAAGATTGCCTTAATCTCTGCATTGGTAGCGGCTCCTTTCGCTTCAGCAGACGTTGAAATTAAAGTCCCTTCAAGTGTGGACATCTTAGCCGTCAATGAAAGTAAGCCAGACCTCGATGGTGGGCTTTTCTCATCTCATAAAACTATGACATTGCCTGATGGTCAAAACCAGATCGTATTCCAATATCAAGTGGCTTTTGATCAAGGTAATGACCGCGAGTTCATCGACAGTGACACCATCATTGCTACATTCGACGCAAGCAACACAACACTGACATTCAACATGCCTAAGTTTCGCAATATCAGCGCAGCAAAAGAGGGGATGAAAGATCTTCAATGGAGCCTAGTCAACTCAGACCAACAAACGGTGGAAACCAAAGAAGACGCGCTAGTGAAAAAAGGCATGCAGATTGGGCGAAACTACCCAACAGAAGCGGCGAACTACAATAAACAAGGTGGCGTTGCAGCGCTGACTACGGCAACGGCTTCGGTGGCTACAGTCAACGCAGCGGCGGCAAGCACCCCAGTTCAACCTGTCACGCTACCAGCAAACGTAAAAGCATCAGACAACACTGCAGAAGAGATGCTCTATTTTTGGTATGAAAAAGCCGATGATGCAACGAAACAACGCTTCAAAGAGTTCGTGAACAAATAG